A genomic stretch from Erysipelothrix sp. HDW6C includes:
- a CDS encoding DUF1307 domain-containing protein: MMKKLLMALLAVLLLVGCSSKEKDEPKKEEVANKEKENVTKKEEPKEKEVEPEKLEDITVCTKDSPYLVYESGEQTFVSEGDVVTMIRIKAILDTGDKATLDAIMEQADVELEKASALKGVTASIERIDDTKIYDIAEMDLEIADLQELSKAGLLQLDTDQKVAYISLTQSIANIKTMGFTCKTQ, encoded by the coding sequence ATGATGAAAAAATTACTCATGGCATTACTGGCGGTCTTACTCTTAGTGGGCTGTAGTTCAAAAGAAAAAGACGAACCCAAGAAGGAAGAAGTTGCTAACAAGGAAAAAGAGAATGTAACTAAAAAAGAAGAACCCAAAGAAAAGGAAGTCGAACCTGAAAAGTTGGAAGACATTACAGTATGTACGAAAGATTCACCATACCTTGTGTATGAATCTGGCGAACAAACGTTTGTATCAGAAGGTGATGTTGTCACGATGATTCGCATCAAAGCAATTTTAGATACTGGAGATAAAGCGACACTTGATGCAATCATGGAACAAGCTGATGTTGAACTTGAAAAGGCGAGCGCACTCAAAGGAGTGACTGCTTCTATTGAACGCATTGACGATACAAAAATTTATGATATTGCAGAAATGGATTTAGAAATTGCCGACCTACAAGAGTTGTCAAAAGCAGGGTTACTTCAACTTGATACGGATCAAAAAGTAGCGTATATCTCATTAACTCAATCTATTGCAAATATCAAAACAATGGGTTTTACATGTAAAACACAATAA
- a CDS encoding DUF1295 domain-containing protein: protein MVYFQVSLVVVCFFTIWFLICIQQKNYGLVDIAWGLGMSVVAGYLLFQFQPNLQIKISLILIILWGLRLGLYLGKRNWGKPEDYRYVNLRKRWGQNHPYLKAFLNVFVLQGVLLYLMMFSSMNAVSHQNEINTFTLFLGLAVAIFGLAFETVGDYQLAKFKQGEKNRGKLMKSGLWSITRHPNYFGEIVFWWGIYVMTFQSMQSLIGIISPLLITLLLNYVSGIPLLERKYADREDYIAYASETPRLIPFIGDKRIKK, encoded by the coding sequence ATGGTTTATTTTCAAGTCAGTCTTGTTGTGGTATGTTTCTTCACAATATGGTTTCTAATATGCATTCAACAGAAAAACTACGGTTTAGTGGATATTGCATGGGGATTAGGCATGAGTGTTGTTGCGGGATATTTACTCTTCCAGTTCCAGCCCAATCTACAGATTAAGATAAGCCTAATCCTTATTATTCTGTGGGGACTTCGTCTTGGTCTTTACTTAGGAAAACGTAATTGGGGCAAGCCTGAAGATTACCGTTATGTTAACTTAAGAAAACGATGGGGACAAAACCATCCCTACCTTAAAGCCTTCTTAAATGTCTTTGTGCTACAAGGTGTTCTGCTGTATCTAATGATGTTTTCATCCATGAACGCAGTGAGTCACCAAAATGAAATCAATACCTTCACACTCTTTCTTGGGTTGGCAGTTGCTATCTTTGGTCTTGCCTTTGAAACTGTAGGTGATTACCAACTCGCGAAATTCAAACAAGGTGAGAAAAACCGCGGCAAACTTATGAAGTCGGGTTTGTGGTCAATCACCCGTCACCCTAATTATTTTGGAGAAATTGTATTCTGGTGGGGAATCTATGTGATGACCTTTCAAAGCATGCAGTCCCTGATTGGTATTATTTCTCCACTCCTCATTACGCTCCTGCTTAATTATGTCTCAGGCATTCCTTTATTAGAACGAAAATATGCGGATCGTGAGGACTATATTGCGTATGCATCCGAAACCCCACGATTGATACCATTCATCGGTGACAAGCGTATTAAGAAATAG